In the Helianthus annuus cultivar XRQ/B chromosome 11, HanXRQr2.0-SUNRISE, whole genome shotgun sequence genome, one interval contains:
- the LOC110896318 gene encoding fatty acyl-CoA reductase 2, chloroplastic: MMGTMSLGSSIVILRKGAVDFTGNDKNYPWLSKKKIRRLMYCQSEGNVSRSIMTKRSALVKTDPGTVVLDTENLVLAPNGNGNGKDLVSYNGAQNGSVVGMNDGGIGIVNVLKGKRFFVTGATGFLGKVFIEKILRTVPDVGQIYLLIKAKNTDAAMERLKNEIINTELFKSLQQAYGKSYQSFMLSKLVPVTGNVCESNLGLDEDTAEMIAKDVDIIVNSAANTTFDERYDVALDINTSGPSRLMSFAKKCKKLNLFLQVSTAYVNGQRQGRIMEKPFSAGESIARESLRYGNHMPKLNVEDEIKMVLELKKSLGENALAQKLKDIGLERAKLYGWQDTYVFTKAMGEMMIDKMGGDIPIVIIRPSVIESTYKEPFPGWMEGNRMMDPIVLYYGKGQLSGFLVDPNGVLDVVPADMVVNAIMAAMAKHVAGGKTEENYIYQIASSVVNPLVFKDLARLLYEHFYSSPCLDLKGRPVHVPIMQLYRSMEEFSDHVWKDAISRSQLIASSSTNKGKLSLKVENICKKSVEQAKYLASIYEPYTFYGGRFDNSNTQRLMGMMSEEERKTFGFDVEKIDWRDYISNVHIPGLRRHVMKGRGMCN; the protein is encoded by the exons ATGATGGGGACTATGTCTCTTGGTTCTTCCATCGTCATTCTGCGAAAAGGGGCGGTAGATTTCACGGGTAATGACAAGAATTACCCGTGGTTATCGAAGAAAAAGATAAGACGGTTAATGTATTGTCAAAGTGAAGGAAATGTGAGCAGGAGTATTATGACCAAGCGATCGGCTTTGGTCAAGACGGATCCTGGGACCGTTGTTTTGGATACCGAAAACTTGGTTTTGGCTCCaaatgggaatgggaatgggaaGGATTTGGTCTCCTATAATGGTGCACAGAATGGTTCTGTGGTGGGTATGAATGATGGTGGTATTGGTATTGTGAATGTACTCAAGGGAAAAAGGTTCTTTGTTACTGGTGCAACCGGGTTCTTGGGTAAAG TGTTCATAGAGAAGATACTGCGCACGGTGCCTGATGTGGGGCAGATATATCTCTTAATCAAGGCGAAGAACACCGATGCTGCCATGGAAAGATTGAAAAACGAA ATAATCAATACCGAACTTTTCAAGTCTCTCCAACAAGCTTATGGGAAATCGTATCAATCTTTCATGTTAAGCAAGTTGGTTCCGGTGACTGGAAATGTTTGTGAATCTAACCTTGGGTTAGATGAGGATACAGCAGAAATGATAGCAAAAGATGTTGACATAATTGTAAATTCTGCAGCCAATACTACTTTTGATGAAAG ATATGATGTAGCTCTTGACATAAACACGAGTGGGCCTAGTCGCCTTATGAGCTTCGCAAAAAAGTGCAAAAAACTCAACCTTTTCTTGCAAGTTTCTACAG CATATGTGAATGGACAAAGACAAGGACGAATCATGGAAAAGCCATTTAGCGCAGGCGAGAGTATAGCACGCGAAAGCCTTAGGTACGGGAATCATATGCCAAAGTTGAATGTAGAAGATGAAATTAAAATGGTTTTGGAATTGAAGAAATCTTTGGGAGAAAATGCATTGGCTCAAAAGCTAAAAGATATTGGATTAGAGAG GGCAAAGCTATACGGGTGGCAAGATACATATGTTTTTACCAAGGCAATGGGAGAAATGATGATTGATAAAATGGGCGGTGATATACCCATTGTCATAATCCGGCCTAGTGTCATTGAAAGCACTTACAAAGAACCTTTTCCAGGATGGATGGAAGGAAATAG GATGATGGATCCAATTGTACTTTACTATGGAAAAGGACAACTTAGTGGATTTCTTGTTGACCCTAATGGTGTTCTTGATGTG GTTCCAGCTGATATGGTGGTGAATGCCATCATGGCAGCCATGGCAAAACACGTGGCAGGTGGGAAAACCGAAGAGAATTACATTTATCAAATAGCTTCATCGGTAGTGAACCCGTTGGTATTTAAGGATTTGGCAAGGTTGCTTTACGAACACTTCTATTCTTCCCCATGTTTGGATTTAAAGGGGAGGCCAGTTCATGTACCAATCATGCAACTTTATCGGTCCATGGAAGAATTCTCGGATCACGTATGGAAAGACGCAATTAGCAGAAGTCAATTGATTGCTTCATCATCTACAAATAAAGGGAAGTTATCACTTAAAGTTGAAAATATTTGCAAGAAATCAGTGGAGCAAGCAAAGTACTTGGCTAGTATATATGAACCATACACATTTTATGGTGGAAG ATTTGATAATAGCAACACTCAAAGATTAATGGGGATGATGTCTGAAGAAGAAAGAAAGACATTTGGTTTTGATGTGGAGAAAATAGATTGGAGAGATTATATCTCAAATGTTCATATTCCAGGGCTAAGGAGGCATGTAATGAAGGGAAGAGGAATGTGCAACTAA